One Halalkalicoccus sp. NIPERK01 genomic region harbors:
- a CDS encoding acyl-CoA dehydrogenase family protein: MDFRLPDEHRMIRDTVRDFCEEEIEPIAQEIESEHRYPAEIFDQLADLDIMGVPVSEEYGGLGGDQLMYALVTEELGRVSGSIGLSYAAHVSLASKPIELFGTDEQKERWLRPLAEGEYVGGWALTEPGSGSDASNMDTRAERDGDGYVINGTKQFITNASEAGSVLVKAVTDPGAGYDGISTFIVDPHEDDGFEVTTIWDKMGLNASPTCEIQLDDVRVSEDRLLGAEGDGWDQTKKTLDGGRISIAALSVGLAQGAYEAARRYSTEREQFGQPISKFDAVRNMVVSMHRKTERARLLTHDAATTYDRGEEVTRKSALAKLDASEACREVAEDAVQVLGGYGYTEDFAPQRFYRDAKLMEIGEGTSEIQHLVIGREIGL, translated from the coding sequence ATGGACTTCAGGCTTCCCGACGAACACCGGATGATCCGCGATACGGTTCGGGACTTCTGCGAGGAGGAGATCGAGCCGATCGCCCAGGAGATCGAGAGCGAGCACCGCTATCCCGCCGAGATATTCGACCAACTCGCCGACCTCGATATCATGGGCGTGCCCGTGAGCGAGGAGTACGGCGGGCTCGGGGGCGATCAGCTCATGTACGCGCTGGTGACCGAGGAACTGGGGCGGGTGTCGGGGAGCATCGGCCTCTCGTACGCCGCCCACGTCAGCCTCGCCTCGAAGCCGATCGAACTCTTCGGGACCGACGAGCAGAAAGAACGGTGGCTCCGCCCGCTCGCCGAGGGCGAGTACGTCGGCGGGTGGGCGCTCACGGAGCCGGGAAGCGGGTCGGACGCCTCGAACATGGACACCCGTGCCGAGCGCGACGGCGACGGCTACGTGATAAACGGGACCAAGCAGTTCATCACGAACGCCTCGGAGGCCGGATCGGTGCTGGTAAAGGCCGTCACCGACCCCGGAGCGGGCTACGACGGCATTTCGACGTTCATCGTCGACCCCCACGAGGACGACGGGTTCGAGGTGACGACGATCTGGGACAAGATGGGGCTGAACGCCTCCCCGACCTGTGAAATCCAGCTTGACGACGTCCGCGTGTCCGAGGACCGGCTTCTGGGGGCCGAGGGCGACGGCTGGGACCAGACCAAGAAGACGCTCGACGGCGGGCGGATCTCCATTGCGGCGCTCTCGGTGGGGCTGGCACAGGGCGCGTACGAGGCCGCCCGAAGGTACAGCACGGAACGCGAGCAGTTCGGCCAGCCCATCTCGAAGTTCGACGCGGTTCGGAACATGGTCGTCTCGATGCACCGCAAAACCGAGCGCGCCCGTCTGCTAACTCACGACGCCGCGACCACCTACGACCGGGGCGAGGAGGTCACTCGAAAGAGCGCGCTCGCGAAACTCGACGCCAGCGAGGCGTGTCGCGAGGTCGCGGAGGACGCCGTCCAGGTCCTCGGAGGCTACGGCTACACCGAGGACTTCGCGCCCCAGCGGTTCTACCGCGACGCGAAGCTGATGGAGATCGGCGAGGGTACCAGCGAGATCCAACATTTAGTTATCGGCCGGGAGATCGGGCTGTAG
- a CDS encoding YHS domain-containing protein, whose translation MTDCPVCDCEIEQETPGSEEGYGGESYAPAQAEYEGEIYYFCCSDHKESFESSPEEYAGS comes from the coding sequence ATGACCGACTGCCCCGTCTGTGACTGCGAGATCGAACAGGAAACCCCCGGCTCCGAGGAGGGCTACGGCGGGGAGAGCTACGCCCCCGCCCAGGCGGAGTACGAGGGCGAGATCTACTACTTCTGCTGTTCGGATCACAAGGAGTCGTTCGAATCGTCCCCCGAGGAGTACGCCGGGTCGTAG
- the ggt gene encoding gamma-glutamyltransferase translates to MEFEYPWGFTGRRSAVMAPNGMVATSHPLAARTGVKILEDGGTAADAAIATAAVLNVVEPHMTGIGGDAFALTQFDGEYRALNASGRAPAEADLEDYRERTDAEENGNPVMPEDGGLPVTVPGALDGWATLLEEYGQFDLAEVLRPAIDYAEGGVPVTEYVARQWANAAERIAGFEESAQTFLPDNRAPEPGERFSNPGFAESLESVAREGPEVLYGGELGERVVEVVRENGGTLSLADLEAHESTWEEPIGTAFDGVEVLEHPPNGQGIVALEALNVAEELGIEGEPTSEERLHRLIEATKLAFADGYAHVSDPEHVDVPTETMRSKAYAKERAGEIGPEARTYGAKASEHANTVYLSVVDPQGNAVSFINSVYMSFGSGLTAGGFALQNRGHSFSLDPEHANRLAPGKRPFHTIIPAMLREDGEFRASWGVMGGSMQPQGHLQVAANLTEGLNPQAALDAPRFRWLDGNRVALETSRLSDEVVEGLRDRGHEVVNEGEFFDEGGHWGGGQIVYRGAEGDLIGGSDPRRDGQAVGF, encoded by the coding sequence ATGGAGTTCGAGTACCCCTGGGGGTTCACCGGCCGGCGCTCCGCGGTCATGGCCCCGAACGGCATGGTCGCGACGAGCCATCCCCTCGCCGCGCGGACGGGAGTGAAGATCCTCGAAGACGGCGGGACCGCCGCAGACGCCGCGATCGCGACCGCCGCCGTGTTGAACGTCGTCGAGCCCCACATGACCGGGATCGGCGGCGACGCCTTCGCGCTGACCCAGTTCGACGGCGAGTACCGCGCGCTCAACGCGAGCGGTCGCGCACCCGCCGAGGCCGATCTGGAGGACTATCGCGAACGAACCGACGCCGAGGAGAACGGGAACCCGGTCATGCCCGAAGACGGCGGCCTCCCCGTGACGGTTCCGGGTGCGCTCGACGGCTGGGCGACGCTCCTCGAGGAGTACGGGCAATTCGACCTCGCGGAGGTCCTCCGACCCGCGATCGACTACGCGGAAGGCGGCGTCCCCGTCACCGAGTACGTCGCCCGCCAGTGGGCGAACGCCGCGGAGCGGATCGCCGGGTTCGAGGAGAGCGCCCAAACCTTCCTCCCCGATAACCGAGCGCCCGAACCGGGCGAGCGCTTCTCGAACCCGGGGTTCGCCGAGTCGCTCGAGTCGGTCGCCCGCGAAGGCCCCGAGGTCCTCTACGGCGGGGAACTCGGCGAACGGGTCGTCGAGGTCGTTCGAGAGAACGGCGGGACCCTCTCGCTCGCGGACCTGGAGGCACACGAGAGCACCTGGGAGGAACCGATCGGCACGGCGTTCGACGGGGTCGAGGTGCTCGAACACCCGCCGAACGGCCAGGGGATCGTCGCGCTCGAAGCGCTGAACGTCGCCGAGGAACTCGGAATCGAGGGCGAACCGACGAGCGAGGAACGCCTCCACCGCCTCATCGAGGCAACCAAGCTCGCCTTCGCCGACGGCTACGCCCACGTGAGCGACCCCGAGCACGTCGACGTCCCGACGGAAACGATGCGCTCGAAGGCGTACGCGAAAGAGCGAGCGGGCGAGATCGGTCCCGAGGCCCGAACCTACGGCGCGAAAGCGAGCGAGCACGCGAACACGGTCTACCTCTCGGTCGTCGACCCGCAGGGCAACGCCGTCTCCTTTATCAACAGCGTCTACATGAGCTTCGGCAGCGGGCTCACGGCGGGCGGGTTCGCGCTGCAGAACCGCGGCCACTCGTTCAGCCTCGACCCGGAGCACGCAAACCGGCTCGCACCCGGAAAGCGCCCGTTCCACACGATCATTCCCGCCATGCTCCGCGAGGACGGCGAGTTCCGCGCCTCGTGGGGCGTCATGGGCGGATCGATGCAGCCACAGGGCCACCTCCAGGTCGCCGCGAACCTCACAGAGGGGCTGAACCCGCAGGCCGCGCTCGACGCGCCGCGATTCCGCTGGCTCGACGGCAATCGGGTCGCGCTCGAAACCTCGCGGCTCTCCGACGAGGTAGTCGAGGGTCTGCGCGATCGAGGCCACGAGGTCGTCAATGAGGGCGAGTTCTTCGACGAGGGGGGCCACTGGGGCGGCGGCCAGATCGTCTACCGGGGCGCCGAGGGCGACCTGATCGGCGGATCGGACCCCCGGAGGGACGGGCAGGCGGTTGGCTTCTAA
- a CDS encoding phosphate uptake regulator PhoU — MDTRKVQRLGPSTLAMTLPADWAKEHGVEKGDEVTLRRGSKGALTVMPESADREESEAIIHADELDARAVERAIIAQYVLGRRIIHVQQQEGALSSDHINAIYQAETQLMGLGVIEETPESIAIRCSVDPEDFTLDNLLKRLENTGSTMRGEAVKALAMGNPDLAQRALNRERQANKIFVLLLRLIFTAYQNPTLARAVGLDDGFALIGYRSIAKNLELTADNAEDIAEIVLESGDHSLNVDSATMRRIREFTDHVDEITALAVEAAVERDYDMTIGVRELFKEISDREREILNDLPEMNNDDLLQIREVLVSLQQTAQYAMRNAEIAANLALNEESEHVTIH, encoded by the coding sequence ATGGATACACGGAAGGTCCAGCGGCTCGGCCCGTCGACGCTGGCGATGACGTTGCCCGCCGACTGGGCGAAGGAACACGGCGTCGAGAAGGGCGACGAGGTGACCCTGCGGCGGGGGAGCAAGGGCGCGCTGACGGTGATGCCCGAGTCCGCCGACCGGGAGGAGAGCGAGGCGATCATCCACGCCGACGAACTCGACGCCCGCGCGGTCGAGCGAGCGATCATCGCTCAGTACGTGCTGGGCCGGCGGATCATTCACGTCCAGCAGCAGGAGGGAGCGCTCTCCTCGGACCACATCAACGCCATCTATCAGGCCGAGACCCAGCTCATGGGGCTGGGCGTGATCGAGGAGACGCCTGAGAGCATCGCGATCCGGTGTTCGGTCGACCCCGAGGACTTCACGCTCGACAACCTGCTCAAACGCCTCGAAAACACGGGGAGTACGATGCGCGGCGAGGCGGTCAAGGCGCTCGCGATGGGCAACCCCGACCTGGCCCAGCGCGCGCTCAACCGCGAACGGCAGGCCAACAAGATCTTCGTCCTCCTGCTTCGCCTCATATTCACCGCCTACCAGAACCCAACGCTCGCGCGGGCGGTCGGCTTGGACGACGGCTTCGCGCTGATCGGCTATCGCTCGATCGCGAAGAACCTCGAACTCACCGCCGACAACGCGGAGGACATCGCCGAGATCGTCCTCGAATCCGGGGACCACTCGCTGAACGTCGACAGCGCGACGATGCGCCGGATCCGCGAGTTCACCGACCACGTCGACGAGATCACCGCGCTCGCGGTCGAGGCCGCAGTCGAACGCGACTACGACATGACGATCGGGGTCCGCGAGCTGTTCAAGGAGATCTCGGACCGGGAACGCGAGATCCTGAACGATCTGCCCGAGATGAACAACGACGACCTCCTCCAGATCAGGGAGGTCCTCGTGAGCCTCCAGCAGACCGCCCAGTACGCGATGCGAAACGCCGAGATCGCGGCGAACCTCGCGCTCAACGAGGAGTCGGAACACGTGACCATCCACTGA
- a CDS encoding ATP-NAD kinase family protein: MRRIGFVLNPIAGMGGRVGLKGTDGKVAEARERGAEPRAPERGLAALEALRERLPDAEILTCGDPMGEAETREAGFSPEVVYEPSGETTAADTRSAVRKLLDREADLLLFVGGDGTATDVAEAITEADGETPILGVPAGVKVYSSVFGVTPEDAGRIAAAFDATEPREVSDIDEEAYREGEVRTSLRAVVNVPVAEDLQSSKQLGGGSIEGLARGFASEVDPDTTYVLAPGSTVGAIEDELGIEGSPLGVDVWRDGELLVRDGGESEILAALGDRNVIVVSPIGGQGFVFGRGNQQLSPDVIRRCGIEIVASRSKLDETGVLRVDTGDPDLDAELRGWTRVRVGRVEHRLLQVV; this comes from the coding sequence ATGCGACGCATCGGTTTCGTCCTCAACCCCATCGCGGGGATGGGCGGGCGGGTCGGCCTGAAGGGGACCGACGGGAAGGTCGCGGAGGCCCGCGAGCGGGGCGCCGAACCCCGAGCGCCCGAACGGGGGCTCGCCGCGCTCGAAGCGCTCCGGGAGCGACTGCCCGACGCCGAGATCCTGACCTGCGGCGATCCGATGGGCGAGGCCGAGACGCGGGAGGCCGGCTTCTCGCCCGAGGTCGTCTACGAGCCGAGCGGCGAGACGACGGCCGCCGATACCCGGAGTGCGGTCCGGAAACTACTCGACCGCGAGGCCGACCTGCTCCTGTTCGTCGGCGGCGACGGCACGGCGACGGACGTGGCCGAGGCGATCACCGAAGCCGACGGCGAGACGCCGATCCTCGGCGTTCCGGCGGGCGTGAAGGTCTACTCGTCGGTGTTCGGCGTCACGCCGGAGGACGCGGGTCGGATCGCGGCGGCGTTCGACGCCACCGAGCCGAGGGAGGTGAGCGACATCGACGAGGAGGCCTACCGCGAGGGCGAGGTCAGGACGAGCCTCCGGGCGGTGGTGAACGTCCCGGTCGCGGAGGACCTCCAGTCCTCGAAACAGCTCGGGGGCGGGTCGATCGAGGGGCTCGCCCGGGGGTTCGCGAGCGAGGTCGATCCCGACACCACGTACGTCCTCGCGCCGGGCAGCACGGTCGGCGCGATCGAGGACGAACTCGGGATCGAGGGGAGCCCGCTCGGCGTGGACGTCTGGCGGGACGGGGAGCTACTGGTCCGGGATGGCGGCGAGTCGGAGATCCTCGCGGCGCTGGGCGATCGAAACGTGATCGTCGTCTCGCCGATCGGCGGACAGGGGTTCGTCTTCGGGCGGGGCAACCAACAGCTCTCGCCCGACGTGATCCGCCGGTGCGGGATCGAGATCGTCGCCTCGCGCTCGAAACTCGACGAGACCGGCGTCCTCCGCGTCGACACCGGCGACCCGGACCTCGACGCGGAGCTTCGAGGCTGGACGCGCGTGCGCGTGGGCCGCGTCGAACACCGGTTGTTGCAGGTCGTATGA
- a CDS encoding molybdopterin-binding protein: protein MHVALVTVGDEILAGDTVNTNAAWLGQRLAERGVDVERVTVVPDRVEEIARVVSEYRAEYDAVIVTGGLGPTHDDLTLEGVAAALGREVERNEEALAWLTEEGGYERAELTSGTADLPRGARPLHNEAGVAPGAVIEGIYVLPGVPREMKAMFESIEEEFEGEPRHTRFVHTTEPESALVPRLAEVRERFDVTVGSYPGDGVRLKLTGADEGTVEAAADWLRDRVEGDE, encoded by the coding sequence ATGCACGTCGCGCTCGTCACCGTCGGCGACGAGATCCTCGCGGGCGATACGGTCAACACGAACGCCGCGTGGCTCGGCCAGCGCCTCGCCGAGCGTGGCGTCGACGTCGAGCGCGTGACGGTCGTGCCCGACCGCGTCGAGGAGATCGCCCGCGTCGTCTCCGAGTACCGCGCCGAGTACGACGCCGTCATCGTCACCGGCGGTTTGGGTCCGACCCACGACGACCTGACCCTCGAGGGGGTCGCGGCGGCGCTCGGCCGCGAGGTCGAACGTAACGAGGAGGCGCTGGCGTGGCTCACCGAGGAGGGTGGCTACGAACGCGCGGAACTCACGTCGGGGACCGCGGACCTTCCCCGAGGAGCGCGCCCGCTTCACAACGAGGCCGGCGTCGCACCCGGCGCGGTGATCGAGGGGATCTACGTCCTGCCGGGAGTGCCACGCGAGATGAAGGCGATGTTCGAGTCGATAGAGGAGGAGTTCGAGGGCGAACCCCGTCACACCCGCTTCGTCCACACCACCGAACCCGAGAGCGCGCTCGTCCCGCGGCTGGCGGAGGTCCGCGAGCGCTTCGACGTGACGGTCGGGAGCTACCCCGGTGACGGCGTGCGGCTGAAGCTCACGGGAGCGGACGAGGGGACGGTCGAGGCCGCGGCCGACTGGCTCCGCGATCGGGTCGAGGGCGACGAATAG
- a CDS encoding DUF5803 family protein has translation MNRRLLAIGSLVALVFVAGCAGFGSTTSEEGLNEEASYDWDTEADATIEVTDGEYRAVYTVENRSTIRLYESTRYGDDNPIDVRAVQFRYPDGTVVGMDEIEVEESRSGVTVHLPAENGQLAFTSDSRSRNFATETFVEGSYEVILPPGYRVDNFVLANVRPGGYEAEVVDDQVHIRWDEMNASAISVRYYLERDVYLFGGLILVASIGAAIAGAYVYRQMQELRRKREEAGLDVDIEEDDRKPPPGMR, from the coding sequence ATGAACCGTCGCCTGCTCGCCATCGGCTCGCTCGTCGCGCTCGTGTTCGTAGCCGGGTGTGCGGGGTTCGGGTCGACGACGAGCGAGGAGGGGCTCAACGAGGAGGCGAGCTACGACTGGGACACCGAAGCCGACGCCACCATCGAGGTCACCGACGGGGAGTACCGGGCGGTCTACACGGTCGAGAACCGATCGACGATTCGGCTCTACGAATCGACGCGCTACGGCGACGACAACCCGATCGACGTGCGGGCGGTGCAGTTTCGCTATCCCGACGGTACCGTCGTTGGAATGGACGAGATCGAGGTCGAGGAGAGCCGTTCGGGGGTCACCGTCCACCTGCCCGCCGAGAACGGTCAGCTCGCGTTCACGTCCGACTCCCGGTCCAGGAACTTCGCGACCGAGACGTTCGTCGAGGGCTCCTACGAGGTGATCCTCCCGCCGGGCTACCGCGTCGACAACTTCGTGCTGGCGAACGTCCGGCCGGGCGGCTACGAGGCCGAGGTCGTCGACGACCAGGTCCACATCCGCTGGGACGAGATGAACGCCAGCGCCATCTCGGTGCGCTACTACCTCGAACGCGACGTCTACCTGTTCGGTGGCCTCATCCTCGTCGCCTCGATCGGGGCGGCGATCGCCGGGGCGTACGTCTACCGTCAGATGCAGGAGCTCAGACGGAAACGCGAGGAGGCTGGTCTCGACGTCGACATCGAGGAGGACGACCGAAAGCCGCCGCCGGGAATGCGGTGA
- a CDS encoding DUF2110 family protein, producing MVVLATKVTVHGKARERALDGLRSLVGNAIGDLDVEWEVGVRHDDFPTVSVEGADATVARNALREEWGEITDEFREGETYVGTLTSWDDEGFVLDAGREVRIPTAELGLGQGRPAQLVERFGLVQHLPMRFVYGGEDDSRLADAERDRLYDWTRGTGRVNVNNATRGEVRATVNRAGHAKDIVTVERLGLLEQSVVCREGTDPPGLLAAIGPHLTSELRCVISS from the coding sequence ATGGTCGTCCTCGCAACCAAGGTGACGGTCCACGGCAAGGCGCGCGAGCGGGCGCTCGACGGGCTCCGATCGCTCGTCGGGAACGCGATCGGCGACCTCGACGTCGAGTGGGAGGTCGGGGTGCGTCACGACGACTTCCCGACCGTGAGCGTCGAGGGCGCGGACGCGACCGTCGCGCGCAACGCGCTTCGCGAGGAGTGGGGCGAGATCACCGACGAGTTCCGCGAGGGCGAGACCTACGTCGGGACCCTGACGTCGTGGGACGACGAGGGGTTCGTCCTCGACGCCGGTCGAGAGGTTCGGATTCCAACCGCCGAGTTGGGGCTCGGACAGGGGCGGCCCGCCCAGCTGGTCGAACGGTTCGGGCTGGTCCAGCACCTCCCGATGAGATTCGTCTACGGCGGCGAGGACGACTCACGGCTCGCCGACGCCGAGCGCGATCGCCTCTACGACTGGACGCGCGGCACCGGCCGGGTCAACGTCAACAACGCGACCCGCGGGGAGGTGCGCGCGACGGTCAACCGCGCGGGCCACGCGAAGGACATCGTCACGGTCGAGCGGTTGGGCCTGCTCGAACAGAGCGTCGTCTGTCGCGAGGGGACCGACCCGCCGGGACTGCTGGCGGCGATCGGGCCGCACCTCACCTCGGAACTGCGGTGTGTCATCAGTTCATGA
- a CDS encoding transcription factor, whose amino-acid sequence MAFEDLLEDPVIQKYLHELVGPKGMPVAAAPPDGEVTDEELAETLDLELNDVRRALFILYENDLASYRRLRDEDSGWLTYLWTFEYENIPENLAEEMERLLDALENREEYERNHEFYLCEVCSIRFEFGEAMDFGFECPECGSPLEAMDNAMLVEAMERRIAELRDELNVDVEA is encoded by the coding sequence ATGGCTTTTGAGGATCTACTCGAGGACCCCGTCATCCAGAAGTATTTACACGAGCTGGTGGGGCCGAAGGGGATGCCGGTCGCCGCCGCGCCGCCGGACGGAGAGGTCACCGACGAGGAACTCGCCGAGACGCTCGATCTGGAGCTCAACGACGTACGCCGGGCGCTCTTTATCCTCTACGAGAACGATCTGGCGAGTTATCGTCGGCTCCGGGACGAGGACTCGGGCTGGCTCACGTACCTCTGGACGTTCGAGTACGAGAACATCCCCGAGAACCTCGCCGAGGAGATGGAGCGCTTGCTCGACGCGCTCGAGAACCGCGAGGAGTACGAGCGCAACCACGAGTTCTACCTCTGTGAGGTGTGTTCGATCCGCTTCGAGTTCGGCGAGGCGATGGACTTCGGCTTCGAGTGCCCCGAGTGCGGCTCGCCGCTGGAGGCGATGGACAACGCGATGCTCGTCGAGGCGATGGAGCGCCGCATCGCCGAACTGCGCGACGAACTCAACGTCGACGTCGAGGCCTGA
- a CDS encoding universal stress protein: MYDSILLPTDGSQRMNAVVEQAVGLASLCDARLHVLHVVDERAYLSVPDDARDRVRETLTEDGNAATKSAAERAVERDLEVVRELRWGDPAAAILSYAVENGVDVIVMGTHGRSGYERYLLGSVAERVVRTAPIPVLTVAVGDTEEQTAAILGTRVEELLRDESA, from the coding sequence ATGTACGATTCGATACTGTTGCCGACCGACGGGAGCCAGCGGATGAACGCCGTCGTCGAGCAGGCCGTCGGGCTGGCGTCGCTGTGTGACGCGCGACTCCACGTGCTCCACGTCGTCGACGAACGGGCGTACCTATCGGTGCCCGACGACGCCCGCGACCGGGTCCGGGAGACGCTCACCGAGGACGGAAACGCCGCGACCAAGTCGGCGGCAGAACGCGCCGTCGAACGCGACCTCGAGGTCGTCCGGGAACTCAGATGGGGGGATCCGGCCGCCGCGATCCTCTCGTACGCCGTCGAGAACGGCGTGGACGTCATCGTGATGGGGACCCACGGCAGGAGCGGCTACGAACGGTACCTCCTCGGGAGCGTGGCCGAACGGGTCGTACGCACCGCACCGATCCCGGTGCTCACCGTCGCGGTCGGGGACACCGAGGAACAGACGGCGGCGATCCTCGGAACGCGGGTCGAGGAGCTACTCCGGGACGAAAGCGCGTAG
- a CDS encoding tRNA (cytidine(56)-2'-O)-methyltransferase: protein MNDEPEVAVLRLGHRPGRDERMTTHVGLTARALGADRVILPDNAGGSKATVEEVTTRFGGPFSVELSGSQKALVREWDGCVVHLTMYGERIQDVEDGIREAHDEAPLLVVVGGEKVPFEIYEHADWNVGVTNQPHSEVAGLAVFLDRLFEGRELEREWADAEQRVIPRETGKRVEPTDSETGRSPDRADSDNDAGRH from the coding sequence ATGAACGACGAACCCGAAGTCGCCGTGTTGCGACTGGGCCACCGGCCGGGCAGGGACGAGCGCATGACGACCCACGTCGGCCTCACGGCGCGCGCGCTCGGTGCCGATCGGGTGATCCTCCCCGACAACGCCGGCGGGTCGAAGGCGACCGTCGAGGAGGTCACTACCCGCTTCGGCGGCCCCTTCTCGGTCGAGCTCTCGGGCTCCCAGAAGGCGCTCGTCCGGGAGTGGGACGGGTGCGTGGTCCACCTGACGATGTACGGCGAGCGGATCCAGGACGTCGAGGACGGGATCCGCGAGGCTCACGACGAGGCCCCTCTATTGGTCGTCGTCGGCGGCGAGAAGGTTCCGTTCGAGATCTACGAACACGCCGACTGGAACGTCGGCGTCACCAACCAGCCCCACTCGGAGGTCGCCGGATTGGCGGTCTTCCTGGATCGCCTGTTCGAGGGGCGGGAACTGGAACGGGAGTGGGCCGACGCCGAACAGCGGGTGATCCCGCGCGAGACCGGGAAACGGGTCGAACCGACCGATTCGGAGACCGGTCGGTCTCCCGACAGGGCCGACAGCGATAACGACGCCGGGCGCCACTAG
- a CDS encoding universal stress protein → MYERILVPTDGSKVAEVAVNHAVDLAEKYGAEVHALFIADVDAVAYGLGTEQVDRIRQGNFRGMTDLREDAEDATGYVTEHAEAAGLTAVERHAGGRPHDVIADYAEDNDIDLIVMGSHGRSGVRRALLGSVTERTLRSTRVPVLVVDYVKDDE, encoded by the coding sequence ATGTACGAACGCATACTCGTTCCGACGGACGGTAGCAAAGTCGCGGAAGTAGCGGTCAATCACGCGGTCGACCTCGCCGAGAAGTACGGTGCCGAGGTCCACGCGCTGTTCATCGCCGACGTCGACGCGGTCGCCTACGGCCTCGGCACCGAGCAGGTCGACCGCATCAGACAGGGCAACTTCAGGGGGATGACCGACCTCCGCGAGGACGCCGAGGACGCGACGGGCTACGTCACAGAACACGCCGAGGCCGCCGGCCTGACCGCGGTCGAACGCCACGCCGGCGGCCGACCGCACGACGTGATCGCCGACTACGCCGAGGACAACGACATCGACCTCATCGTGATGGGGAGCCACGGCCGCTCGGGGGTCCGACGCGCGCTCCTCGGGAGCGTCACCGAGCGGACGCTCCGCTCGACGCGCGTCCCCGTGCTCGTGGTCGATTACGTGAAAGACGACGAGTAA